In the Hevea brasiliensis isolate MT/VB/25A 57/8 chromosome 8, ASM3005281v1, whole genome shotgun sequence genome, cttcatcacgAATCTTCTACACATAAAGCATGAGACCAAGATAAGCTACACCCAAGGTAAAGAAAATCTATCATCGGCGTGCGAAACATATCGATAACAAAACCTGCCAGCTGAGGAGAGTCAACGCTTGACTCGGACTGAGTGATCTTCAACCCAGCTTCTTTGACATGGGGTTTCTGTCTCTcaatgaaagaagaaaaattaaacaatttagtctCGTCTTTGGGCAGATCAATGAATCGAAGACGATTGGATATAGTGGAGGAGGAAGCTTTCTGCAATTCAACATAGTTATGAACTTTTGAGCTGACAGAAGAATGATTGAGGACAAGGACAGTGATGGAGAGCTGGTGACACCGGGTAAGAAGAAGCTTTGCTACTTCCAACGCCGATACAAGGTGACCCATACCAGAGGCGGGGACGAACACGAGCTGTGCTTTCTCCATTTTAGTATTGATAAAACCTTCTTAATTTTGCTGCCAAGTATAGAAGATGAGGATGATGGTGATGAGCTTGATGTATTTCTAGCTGCAGTACTGCATTTTGGTGGGTATAAGACAAtagctgttttttttttttttttttttttttatcttttttgaaGTATTCTCTGGTGTATCTTTTTTAAAGGATTCTAATAAACAGGAGATTCTAATATTTGTGACCAAGAATACAAGTGAAGTCGTGGCTTTGCTGGTTGATCAATATCTGTATAGGCAAGCATTTTACGTTGGGTATAATTATGATGCATGCTTCACATAGTCTTTCTGTTTGAATCTCTGTAGTTTTGTCAAATTAGTCAAGAAAATCTTTATGATGCAAGAAAGTAGAGAGATTTCCTATTCAGTTTCCTAACTCACTTGCGTGCGTATGTTTTATTTATCTGCAAAAAATAAGGCGTTTAAGTAAAAAAAAGGGAGGACTGAGTTTTTTGATGTAATTCTAGTCGAAATTCGTAAATAAATGAAGGATATTTTGAGTTTAGTCTTTTAAAATTTCACATCAAATATGAAATATGTATGTGTCTAGGTTATAAAGGAAcaaaaattttgttaaaattatcgTGATTTTAACAGGAATGTATTCCTATTACTAATCAGTATGTGCATGTATTATAtctgttaataaaaaaaattattactcatggaaaaataaaaaagtataaactttaaaaaatatttaaatattatgaaacaATATAAATTTAAGTATATAATGAAATTTAATATAAGGTAAAAAAAAATGCATGAGAAATAGCGGTAGAATTTGAGGATAATATTTAAAGgagctaaaaaaaattataaaataatttattatttatttatatttatatttatacaaaattaaaatttattacataaaGTATTTTCATTCTAAACtattacacttaaaaaataacaataaaatttattaaattactaattgattctattttattaattattttgctAAAAactaataaatcatattttaaaataaaataaaattaaatattcttattttaaaatgaaaattatcaatgaatacaaaaatatttattaattaaatttgtaagagataataaaaatattttattctgAATTatacttattaattaaatttataattaattactaataaatagattattttctatgttacatgaatattatatattaaatattatttgaaaattttaaattgaatacgCCAAGCTCTCTTTGCTTGCAGGAAGCTATGGGACTTGGGGACCCTCAAAAACCAAAAactgaaaaaataaaaaacatcCACAGCCACTGAATCAAGAACATCAAGAAGGATCCCAGAAATGTCATCTTCCATGATAATGCattgattttgaagaatttaaagcaCGATGTGTGAACTAAGAGTGATATCATGGCTGGCTGCGTGTTCCTTTGACGCTATTGCGAAACGTTCATTGATAAAATAACGTTAAATTCTTGATATATATTACTTCAAGAATAATTTATAAAAGTATTATAATGTTTTCcataattgagaatgaaaataaaattttcaatttttagatttctcaaaaattttttattttgccAATCAAGGGATTATTTAGttggtttttatttttataatgaaataaaaattaactATCTTTCATTGCCTAATTCATTAATTATTATtcgatttattaaatttttattaaacttaaaaaaaattattttaaatgtatttttaaaataattgagtAAAATTTAACagtaatttcaaaaattataaatagcaTAGTGTATTTAAGCCTTATTACTTTAGTATTCATTTGTAATCTTTCTATCTATTTGCAGAATTTAATTGAGcataataaaattcataaaaaaaaaaatttatcaaactgtagaaacaaattaattaacaatatttaaaaataccaatcaattaattttcttttatttttaaaatataaaaaatgaagAAATCTTAAATTCGAATCTCTTTAACTACTTATTTTATGAGAAAATGAATACATCTTATTATATAACCTATCAATTATTACTCGAACtttcattaaatttaaaaataataactttattataattattttatgctAAATTATTCATCACATCTTTTATTAGACTTTCTAACCAAGAGCACGAAGATCCACCTTCCATTAATGCCATTCTGCTCTTCTCACTCATCTCCTTCACCTTCTTCCTTTGCTTACTATCATGCTTCATCAAACAATTTATTCCTCTCTCTATTTCATCACAATTTACAATTACTCCACTATGCTTCCTATAATCCATTTTAATTTCTACTGCTAATCCCAATTCCATCACCATTTCAAAGGCATTAAACTGTTGTTCTGCATACATTGGCCACGTGGCAACTGGAACACCAAACCATACGCTTTCCAGTATAGAATTCCATCCACAATGTGAAACAAATCCTCCTATGGCCGGATGGGCCAACACAGCTACTTGTGGAGCCCAACCCATCACCTTTCCAATCCCAACCGTTCGATCCAAGAATCCTTCGGGCAAGACTTGTTGTGGATCCTCATAGTCACTGGGAGATACTTGAAGACCTGGAGGTGGTGGTCGGCGTAAGGACCACAAGAATCGCTGACCACTGTGCTCTAATGCATAGGCAATCTCTTTCACTTGATCCTCATCAAAACTTCCATGGCTCCCGAAGCACAGGAATACAACTGATGACGGAGGCTGATCATCAAGCCATTGCATGATTTCGCGGTGAGTGTTTCTTCCATCGGACCCCACATCTAAAATGGGTCCCACAGGGTAAACAGCAGACATTTTCAAAGACTCAATCGCATGGGATTCTAGCTCTAAAAATGTATTTACTATAATACCCTTAGCTTCTCCAAACCTTCTTGTGCTGTCAAGTAAAGGAGGAAGCCACTCTCTACTCAACAACGCTGAAGGCATAACCCCACTAGGAAATGGGTTTACCAAACTCGGCACCAGTAACTCGGTATTTGAGTCCTTGAACTCGATGGGTTCAAATTTCTCTTCATCATGAATCTTCTGCACATAAAGCATGAAACCAAGAAAGGCTGCACCTGACGTATAGAATATGTAAGACGAAACACCAAATTCATTGGCCACATCTATCATCGACGTGCAGAACATATCGATAACAAAACCCGCCAGCTGAGCCGATTCAACGCCTGACTCTGACTGAATGATCTTCAGCACAGCTTCTTTAACATGGGGTTTTTGTCTTTCAATGAAAgaagataaattaaatatttcaGTCTCATCTTTGGGCAGATCAATGAATCCGAGACGATTGGATATAGGGGAGGAAGAAGCTCTTTGCGATTCAACGTAGTTATGAATTTTGGAGTCGAAAAAAGAATGATTGAGGATAAGGACAGTGATGGAGAGCTGGTGTTGGCGAGTAAGAAGAAGCTTTGCTACCTCCACTGCCGATACAAGGTGGCCTATACCGGGGGAGGGGACGAACACAAGCTGTGCTTTCTCCATTTTGGTGCCAAGTATAGAATATGAGGATAAGGATGACGAGCTTGAAGTATTTGTAGCTGCAATAGTTCTTCTGGATGGCTACGAGAAAAGAGCATTTTGTTCTTTCTTTTTGGAAGTATTCTAAACGGGAAATTCTAATCTTGGTTGCCAAGAAAACAAGTGACGTCATGGCTTTGCTGGTTGGTCGATCTCTAGCTACAGGCTAACATtccattaaaaaattttaaagaataggAGTATAATTAATTACGATGTTCTTGTCTTACATTAATAAAGAAAACAATTGCTTCTGCATGATTCCAATTGTCTACCCTTGATCTTATCTAATGTAATTTAAATAAAGTTGAATATTCGCATCCCTTTGAATAAGAATAAtttttattagaagtgttttaattttataataagtcTTAAAACTGGAATTGATGTTCTAGCCTATTAAGAattacattcagaaatcaattgaATCAATAAAAAGTgacatataaataaaataattaagataTATATAATTTCTAAGTTGACCGAAatactatttaattaaatatagagACAAGAACGTTATTATAATTAATTCATGATAAATTGTCGATCACATATTTTGTCAAGCTACCAAAAGAAGAGGATGAAGATCCACCTTCCAACAATGCCATTTCACATGTTGGAAAGgaacttaaatttttttatataaataattaattaaatataaatatatatatattatataacaatatttataaatttttatattatattttaaataaatagaatttaaatattaaaaattattaattttaaaatacaaatttattaattgaaatatttttgtatagattattattaattaaaatatataaaattaaatgaatttagatattttcaattaataattagatttagaataaatttaaataattgatgataaatttaatttaatttaaaataaattgacaATATTAATCAAGTTAAATTTGAGTATATCTGTTGTCATCTTAATAATAACTTATTCAAGAGCTATGACACAGTCCTAGGCCAATAATGAAGAAATCATTTTTCGCAGCAAAGagtgaattatttacaaacataTTTTTAGGGAAGCATATTGATTGTGATTGAGTTATTATTTGAAATATTGTTATTGGAGTTTttattttgtatttcattattaatTGTTAGCTCTAAGAGTAGCAAAATCAAGtaattttgatgataataaaattaatgaaataatttaataaagTTGTTTGTAAGTGTTTAGAATTATTAATTACAAGCATATTCTTAGAGGGAACATATTGATTGTGATGGAATTGCTATTGTTATTCCTAAAATTTCATGGAATTCATTTATACCAAACACTATCTAGGTAGTATTTggtaattttatgaaatttatttatagatctaaaattttattgtctaatttaaataaaaattcatttgaaattcttaataatcaactttatgaaatttattataactaaactaaatttcattaaaattgatagaatttacaaataaattttaaacttaAAATCATATATTTTAAGTGACAAAATTATCCTCTTATCATATAtcgttttgttttattttattttattttatttattgcaaatataaaatttattttatttgaattgaattttatatttactataaaatatatcaaataaataaattcatttgtaaataaattctatcataaaattcatttacaaatgaaatgaattttatattaaaattaaatcaaataaggtCTTAAAGATAATTTATAATGATggaaataaatttaatcatttaatagttagaaaaattataataattttaaagttatagattaaaaagaaaaaatcagagataaaaatttagagaattcaattaattaaaatgaataggaaaaggaaaatgaaaatgaCAATAGTATTAGATAagctttattttattataattaagaaattatattttataaatttatgttttttaaattagtttttaaaaaaccaatttatattttaattatattttacttGACTTATATGAtaattttgaataatatttttatttaaatattgaataagtttaattatataaaagaattaaaaataaaataaaagcaaagaaattaaaaaaaaaaaagctataggGACAATAAAAGCAAGGTAAAATAGTTTTTTAGTGTTTCATTTATAACTTAAGTAAGTTTCATTTAAATTATATGAAGACAAGTTGTCCTGCATGTTTTTGAagaaatgatataaaaaaaaggaaaaggagagaaaaagataaaatgacaaaacaaataaaacataacaTCCAAAAACAAAGGTAGGAATGTTAATGAGTTGGGTATGTATTTATGAATGTTTGATTcggtttaattttaataaaataaatttgaatagtatataattatatttgaaaataatttttattttaaaaattcagattgagTTTGAATTTTAACCACTGAATATCtgttatataaatttatttatataaataattaattaaatatgaaatatatgtttttagtaatatttataaaattttatacattatattttaaataaatagaatttaaaatattttataaaattattatatttttaaaatataaattattaacaaaaatatttttatataaattattaattaaaatatataaaattaaacgaaattatttttttcttgtaatAATTATCGAATTCAAGATAAATTTAAGTATTGAGGTTATAAATCAAATTTGATTTCGGATAAGATCATTTTCGAAATATCCTATTCAATGTCatctttgttagtagtatgccctggagcatatcatttagtatgtatctagtacatattttattaa is a window encoding:
- the LOC110658726 gene encoding anthocyanidin 3-O-glucosyltransferase 1, translated to MEKAQLVFVPSPGIGHLVSAVEVAKLLLTRQHQLSITVLILNHSFFDSKIHNYVESQRASSSPISNRLGFIDLPKDETEIFNLSSFIERQKPHVKEAVLKIIQSESGVESAQLAGFVIDMFCTSMIDVANEFGVSSYIFYTSGAAFLGFMLYVQKIHDEEKFEPIEFKDSNTELLVPSLVNPFPSGVMPSALLSREWLPPLLDSTRRFGEAKGIIVNTFLELESHAIESLKMSAVYPVGPILDVGSDGRNTHREIMQWLDDQPPSSVVFLCFGSHGSFDEDQVKEIAYALEHSGQRFLWSLRRPPPPGLQVSPSDYEDPQQVLPEGFLDRTVGIGKVMGWAPQVAVLAHPAIGGFVSHCGWNSILESVWFGVPVATWPMYAEQQFNAFEMVMELGLAVEIKMDYRKHSGVIVNCDEIERGINCLMKHDSKQRKKVKEMSEKSRMALMEGGSSCSWLESLIKDVMNNLA